Proteins from a single region of Bos javanicus breed banteng chromosome 7, ARS-OSU_banteng_1.0, whole genome shotgun sequence:
- the LOC133252030 gene encoding olfactory receptor 2T29-like yields the protein MDNNTWMTSYTERLDFTLVGIFSQSQHPTLLCLVISVVFLMALSGNIILMFLIYSDAHLHTPMYFFISQLSFMDMMYISVTVPKMLMDQITGVNKISVPECGIQMFLYVTLAGSEFFLLASMACDRYMAICHPLHYPVLMNHRVCLFLASGCWFLGSVDGFLFTPITMTFPFCRSREIHHFFCEVPAVLKLSCSDTSLYEIFMYLCCVLMLLIPVTIISGSYYFILLTIHRMNSAEGQKKAFATCSSHMTVVILFYGAAIYTYMLPNSYHTPEKDIMVSVFYTILTPVLNPLIYSLRNKDVMGALKKMLNMGIVFQETIK from the coding sequence ATGGACAATAACACCTGGATGACCAGCTACACTGAAAGATTAGATTTCACCCTGGTGGGAATCTTCAGTCAATCACAACACCCTACTCTCCTTTGTTTGGTCATTTCTGTGGTTTTCCTGATGGCCTTGTCTGGAAATATCATTCTGATGTTTTTGATATATTCTGATGctcacctccacacccccatgtactttttcATCAGTCAGCTGTCTTTCATGGACATGATGTACATTTCTGTTACTGTACCTAAGATGCTCATGGACCAGATCACAGGTGTAAATAAGATCTCAGTTCCTGAATGTGGGATTCAGATGTTCCTCTATGTGACACTAGCAGGTTCAGAATTTTTCCTTCTAGCCTCCATGGCCTGTGATCGCTACATGGCCATTTGCCATCCTCTCCATTACCCTGTCCTCATGAACCACAGGGTGTGTCTCTTCCTGGCATCTGGCTGCTGGTTTCTGGGCTCAGTGGATGGCTTCTTGTTTACTCCCATCACCATGACCTTCCCCTTCTGCAGATCCCGGGAGATCcatcatttcttctgtgaagtTCCTGCTGTATTAAAGCTTTCCTGCTCAGACACCTCCCTCTATGAGATTTTCATGTACCTGTGTTGTGTCCTCATGCTCCTCATTCCTGTGACAATCATTTCAGGCTCTTATTACTTTATCCTCCTCACCATTCACAGGATGAACTCAGCAGAGGGTCAGAAGAAGGCATTTGCAACTTGTTCCTCCCACATGACTGTGGTCATCCTCTTTTATGGGGCtgccatatacacatatatgcttcCCAACTCCTACCACACACCTGAGAAGGACATAATGGTATCTGTCTTTTACACCATACTCACTCCTGTACTAAACCCTTTAATCTATAGTCTAAGGAATAAGGATGTTATGGGGGCTCTGAAGAAAATGTTGAACATGGGAATTGTTTTTCAAGAAACTATAAAGTAA